The genomic segment CCAGCCCTCGTGGGCGAGCTGGCGCATCGCCGCGTCGACCACCGGATAGCCGGTGCGCCCCTCCTTCCAGGCCGCGATGTCCGCCGCGGCCTCCGGTCCGGTGCGCCAGTGGTCGTGGCGGGTGCGGTAGTCGGCGTGCGCGGCGGCGGGCCGTGCGGCCAGCACCTGGTGGTGGAAGTCCCGCCAGCACAGCTGCCGTACGAAGGCGTCGGCGCCGGGGCCGCCCGCCTTCCGCGCCCGGTGCGCGAGCTCGGCCGCGGAGACGGTGCCGAAGTGCAGGTGGGGCGAGAGGCGTGAGGTGGCGTCACCGGCCATGTCGTCGTGCCGGTCCTCGTAGGCCGCGAGACCGTTCCGCAGCCAGGCCGCGGCACGCCGCCGTCCCTCGGTCTCACCGCCCGCGGCGAGCCCCGGGGAGACGCCGGGCACGGCGGCGCGGGAGGGCAGCGGCTCCGAGCCCGGACCGTCCGGCACGCGTACGGCGCGCGGTGCGGCCAGCGGCGCCCGCGGGGACTCGGCCGACCAGCGCCGGAAGTACGGGGTGAACACCGCGAAGTGGTCCGAGCCGGCCGGGGTCACCGCTCCGGGCGGGACCACGGTGACCACCGCGTCATGGACGACCAGCCGCCGCCCGCCGGCTTCGAGCGCCCTGCGCAGCCGCTCCTCACGGCGCTGGGCGTAGCCGCTGGCGCCGGCCGCCGTGTGCACCTCCGCCGCGCCCGTCTCCGCGGCGATCTCGCACACCCGCTCGACGACGGGGCCGGAGCGCAGCACCAGCCGGCCGCCCCGGTCGCGGAGGCCCGCGTCGAGCGCGGCCAGGCAGTCGGCGAGGAACGCCCGCCGGTTGGGCCCGGCGAACCCGGCCGCCTCGATGCCGTCGTCGCGGACGAAGAGCGGCACCACCGCGTCCGCGGAGGAGAGGGCCGCCCGCAGCGGCGGATGGTCGTGCAGCCGCAGATCGGCGGTGAACAGGACGACCGAGACGGTCATGGCGCCCCTCCGGCTGGGAGTGCTCGGGTGGTCCGGGCGCCGCGGCCCGGGCGGGCCCCACGTGCCGTGCCGCCCGTGCCGCCCGTGCCGGCGGTGCCCCGCCGCCCATCGTGCCCGTACCGCCGCTCCGCGGCCCGCCGCCCGGGCGCCGGGAGGGCGGCGGCGTCCTCCGAACGGTCCTCCGCCGGACGTGGCGCGGGGCGCGGCCGGGTCCGACGTGATCGACTGGAACGGCGGCGTCCGGCGCCGCCTCCGAGCCACATCGGCGACGTGCCCGCCCGGCCGCATCCGCGGGGCACCTCTGCTCCGAATGAGATGGGACCGCAGCCGATCGACGCGACGAGAGGACGTGCGAATTGCGCCGCACACGGGCAGAGGAGCCCCCGGCCACCGGCCGCCACCCGGGTCCGTCCGCAGCGCCCCGGCCGCCGGGCGGGCCGCGGGAGCCGTTCGACGACGCCGTCAACGGCCGGACGGATGAACGGGGTTCGGATGCCGAGCCGGGGTACCCGGACTCCGTGGAACCGAACACCGCGGAGGCGGACCTCAGGGAACCGGGCACCGTGGACGCGGATGTCGCGGGCGCCGTCGGACACATACTCGACGGCGTTCTGCGGGAACGGGTCACGGCCGCGGCGGGCATCGACGACGTGTTCGCCCGCGACATCGCCGAGCGCGTCATGCGCTTCACGCTCGGCGGCGGCAAGCGCATGCGCAGCCAGTTCCTGTGGTGGGGGCTGCGCGCCTGCGGCGGGGGCCGCGATCCGGAGGCGGCCGAGGCCGCGCTGCGCGTCGCGGCCGGGCTGGAACTGATCCAGACCTGCGCGCTGGTGCACGACGACGTGATGGACGACTCCCCGCTGCGCCGCGGCCGAGCCACCGTCCACGTCGAACTGGCGGCCCAGTACGGGAGGTCCGGGCGCGGGGCCGCCGGCCGCACGGCGGGCGGGCGCCGGCCGCCCCGGCACGGAGCGGCCGCGGGACCGGACGAGCCCTTCGGCCGGGCGGCCGCCATCCTCGCCGGGGACCTGGCCCTCGCCTGGGCGGACGACACCCTCGCCGAGACACCGCTCGCGCCGGACACCCGCCGCAGGGTGCGCGGCATCTGGCGGGCCATGCGCACCGAGATGGTCGCCGGGCAGTACCTCGACCTGCACGGGCAGGCCACCGGTTCGCGCTCCATGGTGCGCGCGATCCGCACCGCCTGCCTGAAGAGCGCCCTGTACTCCGTCGAACGCCCGATCGCGCTCGGCGCCGCGCTCGCCGGCGCCGGTGACCGCACCACGCGTGCGCTCTGTTCGGCGGGCCGCTGCGCCGGCATCGCCTTCCAGCTCCGCGACGACCTGCTCGGCGTCTTCGGCGACCCGGAGCGGACGGGGAAGCCGTCCGGGCACGACATCCGCGAGGGCAAGCCGACCTATCTCGTCGCCGTGGCCCGGGCCCGCGCCGAGGCGGACGGCGACGACGCGGCGCTCGCCGTCCTCGACGGCGCCCTCGGCGACCCGGGCCTGTCCGGGGAAGACCTGCGCCGGGTACGGACCGTGCTCACCGGCACCGGGGCACGCGCCCTGACCGAGACCAAGATCGACCGGCTGGTCGGCCAGAGCGCGCGTCATCTGGCGGGGGCCGCCGTGGAGCCCGCCGCGGGCCGCCGCCTGCGGGCCCTGCTCTCCGCCGTGGCGGGGGTGGGCGCGTGGCCGGACGGCGCGGACCCCGGGCCCGGCCGCCGTACCCCTGCGGGAGCGCCGGACGGCATGCCCGTACCGCTGCTCCTCTCCGCCGCCGCCGAAGGAGACCGCCGATGACACCGATGCGAACCGTCCCGGGCCGGACCGACCATGTGGTGGTGGTCGGCGCCGGACTGGCCGGACTGGCCGCCGCGCTGCACCTGCTGGGCGCGGGCCGGCGGGTGACCGTCGTCGAGCGCGGCACGCTGCCCGGTGGCCGCGCGGGCCGCCTCGACCTCGGGGGCTACCGCATGGACACCGGACCCACCGTGCTGACCATGCCCGAACTGGTGGACGACGCGCTGGCCGCCGTCGGCGACAGCCTCGCCAACCGGCTGGACCTCGTACCGCTCCACCCCGCCTACCGGGCCCGGTTCGCCGACGGGTCCCAGCTGGACGTGCACACCGGCGCCGAGGCGATGGAGGCCGAGGTCGAACGCTTCGCCGGCGCCCGCGAGGCCGTCGGCTACCGGCGGCTGCGCGGCTGGCTGGAGAAGCTGTACGCGGTGCAGATGCGCCGCTTCATCGACGCCAACTTCGACTCCCCCTTCCAGCTCCTCCACCCCGACCTGGCACGTCTCGCCGCGCTCGGCGGCTTCGGCCGGCTCGACGCCCGGATCGGCCGCTTCCTCTCCGACGAGCGGCTGCGCCGGGTGTTCTCCTTCCAGGCGCTGTACGCCGGGGTGCCGCCGGCCCGCGCCCTCGCCGCGTACGCCGTCATCGCCTACATGGACACGGTCGCCGGGGTGTACTTCCCCCGGGGCGGCATGCACGCCCTGCCGCGGGCGCTGGCGGACGCGGCGGCCGGCGCCGGGGCCGACTTCCGCTACGGGGAGGAGGTGACGGAGCTGGAACGCTCGGGACCGGGCTCCCGCTCCGGCCCGGGTTCCGGTGACCGGATCACCGCCGTCGTCACCGACCGGGACCGCATCCCCTGCGACGCGGTCGTCCTCACCCCCGACCTGCCCGTGACGTACCGGCTGCTGGGCCGCTCCCCGCGCCGCCCGCTCGCCCTGCGCCACTCCCCCTCGGCGGTGATCCTGCACGCGGGGACCGACCGCACCTGGCCCGGACTCGCCCACCACACCATCTCGTTCGGCGCCGCCTGGAAGACCACCTTCCGCGAACTGACCCGCACCGGAGACCTGATGAGCGACCCCTCGCTGCTCATCACCCGGCCCACCGCCACGGACCCCTCGCTCGCGCCCCCGGACCGCCATCTGCACTACGTCCTCGCGCCCTGCCCCAACACCGGCATCGGCCCCGGCGTCCGCGCGTGGACGGACCTCGCGCCCCGCTACCGGGACAGCCTCCTCGCCGAACTGGAGCGCCGCGGCCTCACCGGCCTCGCCGCGGCGATCGAGGAGGAGTGCCTGGTGACCCCCGCCGACTGGGCCGCCGAGGGGCACGCCGCCGGAACGCCGTTCTCAGCCGCGCACACCTTCGCGCAGACCGGCCCGTTCCGCCCGCGCAACCTCGTCCGCGGCACGGAGAACGCCGTGCTCGCCGGCTGCGGCACCACCCCGGGGGTGGGGGTGCCGACCGTCCTGATCTCGGGGAAGCTCGCCGCCGCCCGCGTCACCGGGCCGCTCTCCCCGCCGCGCTCCGCCACCGGCCGCATCCCCGGCCCCGCAGGAAAGGCACGCACGTATGACCGAACGTGAACTGGACGCGGCGGGCATCACCGACCCCGCTCTCCGCGCCGCCTACCGCGAGTGCCGCCGGCTGAACGCCCGCCACGGCAAGACCTACTTCCTCGCCACCCGGCTGCTCCCCGTCGAACGGCGCCCCGCCGTGCACGCCCTGTACGGCTTCGCCCGGTGGGCCGACGACATCGTGGACGACCTGGCATGCGACACCTCCCCCAGCGAACGC from the Streptomyces xinghaiensis S187 genome contains:
- a CDS encoding cryptochrome/photolyase family protein, coding for MTVSVVLFTADLRLHDHPPLRAALSSADAVVPLFVRDDGIEAAGFAGPNRRAFLADCLAALDAGLRDRGGRLVLRSGPVVERVCEIAAETGAAEVHTAAGASGYAQRREERLRRALEAGGRRLVVHDAVVTVVPPGAVTPAGSDHFAVFTPYFRRWSAESPRAPLAAPRAVRVPDGPGSEPLPSRAAVPGVSPGLAAGGETEGRRRAAAWLRNGLAAYEDRHDDMAGDATSRLSPHLHFGTVSAAELAHRARKAGGPGADAFVRQLCWRDFHHQVLAARPAAAHADYRTRHDHWRTGPEAAADIAAWKEGRTGYPVVDAAMRQLAHEGWTHNRGRLLAASFLSKTLYVDWRTGARHFLEWLVDGDLANNQLNWQWVAGTGTDTRPHRVLNPVAQGRRFDPGGAYVRRWVPELADVERRFVHEPWRMAAAERARYGYPEPVIGLAEGLARFKRARGRD
- a CDS encoding polyprenyl synthetase family protein, with product MEPNTAEADLREPGTVDADVAGAVGHILDGVLRERVTAAAGIDDVFARDIAERVMRFTLGGGKRMRSQFLWWGLRACGGGRDPEAAEAALRVAAGLELIQTCALVHDDVMDDSPLRRGRATVHVELAAQYGRSGRGAAGRTAGGRRPPRHGAAAGPDEPFGRAAAILAGDLALAWADDTLAETPLAPDTRRRVRGIWRAMRTEMVAGQYLDLHGQATGSRSMVRAIRTACLKSALYSVERPIALGAALAGAGDRTTRALCSAGRCAGIAFQLRDDLLGVFGDPERTGKPSGHDIREGKPTYLVAVARARAEADGDDAALAVLDGALGDPGLSGEDLRRVRTVLTGTGARALTETKIDRLVGQSARHLAGAAVEPAAGRRLRALLSAVAGVGAWPDGADPGPGRRTPAGAPDGMPVPLLLSAAAEGDRR
- the crtI gene encoding phytoene desaturase family protein produces the protein MRTVPGRTDHVVVVGAGLAGLAAALHLLGAGRRVTVVERGTLPGGRAGRLDLGGYRMDTGPTVLTMPELVDDALAAVGDSLANRLDLVPLHPAYRARFADGSQLDVHTGAEAMEAEVERFAGAREAVGYRRLRGWLEKLYAVQMRRFIDANFDSPFQLLHPDLARLAALGGFGRLDARIGRFLSDERLRRVFSFQALYAGVPPARALAAYAVIAYMDTVAGVYFPRGGMHALPRALADAAAGAGADFRYGEEVTELERSGPGSRSGPGSGDRITAVVTDRDRIPCDAVVLTPDLPVTYRLLGRSPRRPLALRHSPSAVILHAGTDRTWPGLAHHTISFGAAWKTTFRELTRTGDLMSDPSLLITRPTATDPSLAPPDRHLHYVLAPCPNTGIGPGVRAWTDLAPRYRDSLLAELERRGLTGLAAAIEEECLVTPADWAAEGHAAGTPFSAAHTFAQTGPFRPRNLVRGTENAVLAGCGTTPGVGVPTVLISGKLAAARVTGPLSPPRSATGRIPGPAGKARTYDRT